The Flammeovirga agarivorans genomic sequence GTACTGATACATTAATTGTTACTTCATACTCTTCTTGAGATAAGATGCTTTCTTGTAGAGGAAGTGTCTTATCAATATATATAGGGAGTGCTTTATTTAAACTAACAGGAAATGTAGTCCAATGATTATACTCCTCGAAGTTTCCCTTCTCAAAAATTAGATTGTCGTTGTCTTTACTTTGTAAAAATGAATATACTTTCTCTCTTGATGGTTTCCATTCTTTCCAATATCCATTGCCTTCGTCTGCATGGCTTATATATACTAATGTTGGTTTGGTGAATTTTGAGTAATCAAATTGCAATATTTCTTCTGCCACTCGCTCATTATCATAAGCAAAGTTGGGGGATATTGCTATATAATTATCAAATATGGTAGGTGTCTTTACCATTGAAGAAAGTATAAATGAAGCACTTAAAGAATGTCCTATTCCTACACTGTTTAAAGTCCTATAGTTGGCTTCAACATATGGGATTACTTCATCTTTTACATACTCATAGAAATTGTCGGCATTGCCCGAATACTTCCCATATCTTTTTTGGGCAGCTTCAGAATTAAGAACGGGTAGTAAATCATTATTTCTAGAATAATCAGTCTCTTTAATATAAGGAGATGTAATCCCAACTACGATAAAGTTTTTAGAATTTTCAGATATAAAAGACAGTATTGAAGTGGTATAATCAAATAATTCTCTATGATGAGCATCGAATACATAGATCACATTAAAATATTCATGCATTCTCCAATCATAATCTAAAGGAGTATATATTAATATTTCCCTTTCCTGATCTAAGGCTTTTGATTGAATTTTGATGTTTTCTACTCTAGCTATATTCTGTGCATGTAACGTCAAAGAGCATACGGTAAACAATAGTATTGAAGTAAGTTTAGAAATCATGGTTCTATTAAAATAGGTTAGTTATACTTTAGTAATTTTTTTGGGAAAGTCTTCAACTATG encodes the following:
- a CDS encoding alpha/beta hydrolase-fold protein, yielding MISKLTSILLFTVCSLTLHAQNIARVENIKIQSKALDQEREILIYTPLDYDWRMHEYFNVIYVFDAHHRELFDYTTSILSFISENSKNFIVVGITSPYIKETDYSRNNDLLPVLNSEAAQKRYGKYSGNADNFYEYVKDEVIPYVEANYRTLNSVGIGHSLSASFILSSMVKTPTIFDNYIAISPNFAYDNERVAEEILQFDYSKFTKPTLVYISHADEGNGYWKEWKPSREKVYSFLQSKDNDNLIFEKGNFEEYNHWTTFPVSLNKALPIYIDKTLPLQESILSQEEYEVTINVSVPNKKDVLYITGNQDKLANWNPKKIKMKKLSDYERTITLKLKSPTQFKLTKGNWDTEAEVEGSFGNIIIKPETQSTFNLKVLSFYD